ATTAATTTTCTTTAAAGACGGAGCACCTGCAGACAGGCACACAGGTTTAATTACTGAAAGAAACTTAAGAAGTAAAATAGACCGCTTAAAATAAGCACTGCAATCATCAAAAAAAAAGACAACTTTTTAACGAGTCCAAATCAAAGGAACTTTTGTCCAATTTTTGAAGTCACTATCGGTTGCATCTTTGCAGAGTCAATTAATAACAACAAAAAAACAACAATTATGAAAACTATAGAAAACACACAATGCCCAAACTGTTGGGGATACCAAACATACGACGATCAAAACCCAGAACAACAACTTTGCAAATGCGAAGCTTAATATAAAAGCAACACAAAACAGTAATAATAAAACATTTTAAAAATAAAATTATGAGCACATTTAACGTACCAACAAAAAACGAAGTATCAGCAAATAACCAAGCAATTTTTACACAGTTAGAAAAAGGATTAGGTTTTGTACCAAATTTATACGCAGCATTTGCACACAGTGAAACTGCATTAGGTAACTTTTTAGCAATCGGAAACGGAAAAACTAGTTTTTCTGCAAAAGAAAAAGAAGTAATAAACCTAGCAGTAAGTCAAGTAAACAATTGTGTTTATTGTTTATCTGCACACACAGCAATTGGTAAAATGAATGGTTTTACAGAAGAGCAAATCTTAGAATTAAGAGTTGGTAAAGCATCTTTTGATACAAAATTAAACGCTTTAGCTAATTTTTCTAGAAGCGTAGCAGAAAACAGAGGAGCAGCAACACCAGAAGCAGTAGAAAACTTATACGCAGCAGGATATACCAAAGGAAACTTGGCAGATGCAATTATCTTAATAGGAGAAATTACCATTACCAACTACTTTCATAAAACAACAGATGTTGCCGTAGATTTCCCTGTAGCACAAGCATTAGAAGTAGCAACAATTTAATAAACAATCAATTTTAATAATAATTAGTAATACACAACAATCATGAAAAAAGTAATCGCAATTTTAGTAGTAGTTTTAGGTTTTGCATTTAGTACAAATGCACAAGAAGCAAAAACAGTTTCTTTAGAACAAACAAAAGGTGAGTTTACTCAGAAACAACTTACATTGTCTGAAGGGACTTATATTTTTGAAGTAGCAAACAACAATGTTGGTCATAATGTAGGTTTTGTTTTAGCTCCAAAAGCAGATGTAAAAGCGCACATTAAAAACGCGTATGTAACTGCACAAGTAAAAAACAACACAAAAGAAACTTCTAAAGAAGTAACACTTACAAAAGGAGAATATGTTTATTTCTGTCCTTTAAACCCAACACCACAATATACGTTAATAGTAGAATAATTTCTTTATTCAAATTAGGGGAAGGGCGAGCAGAAATGCTCGCCTTTTTTGTGTTTATACACTAAAATTTTTCTGGCACAAAAGTTTGATAATCCATAGGTGGCCTAACATACGCTTTACCATCTGGTAACGGTGGAAGCTCTATAGGTTTTAAATCCATTTTTTTATACGGAATTTTACTTAACATATGACTTATACAATTTAACCTTGCTCTCTTTTTATTCTCGGAGTTTACCACAAACCAAGGCACTTGCTTGGTATCTGTATGCGCAAACATTTGATCTTTTGCCTTAGAATATTCTAACCAACGAGAACGAGATTCTAAATCCATCGGGCTAAATTTCCATCTTTTTAAAGGATTAGAAATACGGTTTTTAAAACGTCTTTCTTGTTCTTCATCACTTACAGAAAACCAGTATTTTAAAACAATAATTCCAGATCTAACCAACATACGTTCAAACTCTGGGCAAGAGCGTAAAAACTCATCATACTCATCATCGGTACAAAAACCCATTACTTTTTCTACACCTGCTCTATTGTACCAACTTCTATCAAACAACACAATTTCTCCTGCTGCAGGTAAATACTGCACGTAACGCTGAAAATACCATTGCGACTTCTCTTTTTCTGTAGGCACACCCAAAGCAACCACTTTACAAATTCTAGGGTTTAAAGGCTCTGTAAAACGTTTTATAGTTCCTCCTTTACCAGAAGCATCTCTACCTTCAAAAAGCACCACTACTTTTAAACCTTGGCTTTTAACCCATTCTTGCATGTGTACTAATTCTGTATGCAAAAGGGTTAATTCTTGTTCGTAATTAAATTTCTTTTTTTTACCGTTAGATGAAGTTTGTTTTTCCATTTAGGCAATTTACAAAATTTTTAAAAAAATGAAACAGAATTGTTTTTAGGCGGCTATTTTAAATTAATTATAAATAATATTTAGGCACAAAAAACGTTTTCTTTTTCATCAAAAATAAATACCCTATTTTTGCGTTTCACATAATTACGTAAAAAAATAAATTTTTGTTAAACTACTACTCATATCCACATACAGAATCTAAAGAATGGGTAACTTTTGTTCATGGAGCAGGAGGCAGTAGTTCTATCTGGTTTAAACAAGTTAGAGATTTTAAAAAACATTTTAATGTGTTAATTTTAGACTTACGTGGTCATGGAGATAGCAAACCAACCTTAAAAGATACTTTTAAAGCAAAATATACTTTTGATTCTATTACGGCAGATATTGTAGAAGTAATTGATCATTTAAAAATTAAAAAATCTCATTTTATTGGTATTTCTTTAGGAACCATTCTTATTAGAAATCTTGCTGAAAAAAGACCAGAATTGGTAAAAAGCATGATTATGGGAGGCGCTATTATAAAAATGAATTTCCGCTCTCAAGTATTAATGAAAGTAGGTAACATTTTTAAGTCTGTAGTACCGTATATGCTTTTATACAAACTCTTTGCATTTATTATCATGCCAAAGAAAAATCATAAAAACTCTAGATTGTTGTTTGTAAACGAAGCTAAAAAATTATATCAAAAAGAATTTTTACGCTGGTTTAAATTAACCTCAGAAATTAACCCACTTTTACGCTTTTTTAGAACAAAAGATATTAAAATTCCTACACTATACGTAATGGGAGCCGAAGATCATTTGTTTTTACCTTCTATAAAAAACATTGTTGCCAAACATGTAACTTCATCACTTTTTGTTATAGAAAATTGTGGTCATGTTGTTAATGTAGAGCAACCAGAAATGTTTAACAACCAAACAATTCGATTTATATCCTCTTTAAGAGCATAATTAGCTGTTCATTTTCTTTTATTATACAAATTTGATTTTAACTTATTTTACTTAAAATTGGTTAACCAATTGACGTAAATATGGCTTTTTTATTCAGTTTTTATTTTTATTAAAAGAGCTGTTTAAAAATCAAAACAGCTAAAAACCCTTTAATACAAAGGGATTAACATTATTACATCTTCAATAATACCTCAATATAATTAAAATAAAACAACGCTTTAATTCTTTTATATAAAGTATATTTGTTTTATAAAATCTTTTATTATGAATCAGATAATTACATTTGGAGAAGTTTTAATGCGAATTTCTCCTTCAGGAAATAAAAAATTTATTCAATCTAACCAAGTAGAATTTTATTTTGGTGG
The nucleotide sequence above comes from Polaribacter butkevichii. Encoded proteins:
- a CDS encoding carboxymuconolactone decarboxylase family protein: MSTFNVPTKNEVSANNQAIFTQLEKGLGFVPNLYAAFAHSETALGNFLAIGNGKTSFSAKEKEVINLAVSQVNNCVYCLSAHTAIGKMNGFTEEQILELRVGKASFDTKLNALANFSRSVAENRGAATPEAVENLYAAGYTKGNLADAIILIGEITITNYFHKTTDVAVDFPVAQALEVATI
- a CDS encoding cupredoxin domain-containing protein, with amino-acid sequence MKKVIAILVVVLGFAFSTNAQEAKTVSLEQTKGEFTQKQLTLSEGTYIFEVANNNVGHNVGFVLAPKADVKAHIKNAYVTAQVKNNTKETSKEVTLTKGEYVYFCPLNPTPQYTLIVE
- the ppk2 gene encoding polyphosphate kinase 2; translated protein: MEKQTSSNGKKKKFNYEQELTLLHTELVHMQEWVKSQGLKVVVLFEGRDASGKGGTIKRFTEPLNPRICKVVALGVPTEKEKSQWYFQRYVQYLPAAGEIVLFDRSWYNRAGVEKVMGFCTDDEYDEFLRSCPEFERMLVRSGIIVLKYWFSVSDEEQERRFKNRISNPLKRWKFSPMDLESRSRWLEYSKAKDQMFAHTDTKQVPWFVVNSENKKRARLNCISHMLSKIPYKKMDLKPIELPPLPDGKAYVRPPMDYQTFVPEKF
- a CDS encoding alpha/beta fold hydrolase, whose product is MLNYYSYPHTESKEWVTFVHGAGGSSSIWFKQVRDFKKHFNVLILDLRGHGDSKPTLKDTFKAKYTFDSITADIVEVIDHLKIKKSHFIGISLGTILIRNLAEKRPELVKSMIMGGAIIKMNFRSQVLMKVGNIFKSVVPYMLLYKLFAFIIMPKKNHKNSRLLFVNEAKKLYQKEFLRWFKLTSEINPLLRFFRTKDIKIPTLYVMGAEDHLFLPSIKNIVAKHVTSSLFVIENCGHVVNVEQPEMFNNQTIRFISSLRA